The Arthrobacter sp. PM3 genome contains the following window.
GCTCGGAAACTACGCCACCGCCCTGGACGGCGGTGCCCTGACGGTCAACTACACGGGGCCGCTGCTCAGCGACGCGTTGGTGGAGGCTGTCCGCAACGGCATGGCCCGCGCCGCCGGTAAAGAGCTTTCCGACGTCGTGCTGGCGCCGCGCTCGACCACCGGCGAGGGCGTGGACCTGTCCCAGGAACCCGAACTGGAGGCGGAACCGGAACCGGAACCGTCGCCGCAGGAAAGCGCCGGGCACGCGCACGATGCCGGGCACTGAGGGATTGCACTGAGGTTTGGGGCACTGACCGCACCCGTGGCCGGCCGGAGCAAGGGGAACGCTCCGGCCGGCCACATCCACGTCCGGTGCCCGCCCTGACGTGACTTTAGGCCCTTGGCCGCCGGCGGACCCGGGCGGAAGCTGGGGCGTACAGCAGAGGTCCACGGGAGCGCGATGAAACACCAGCAGCCGAGCTTGACGTTTTTGGGTGCCACGGACACCGTGACCGGGTCCCGCTACCTGATCGAGGCCGGCGGCAGGCGTGTGCTGGTGGACTGCGGCCTCTTCCAAGGCTACAAGCGCAGCCGGGAGCGCAACCGGTCGCCCTTCCCGGTGCCGCCGCGGTCCGTTGACGCGGTGGTGCTGACGCACGCGCACCTGGACCACACCGGGTACGTCCCGGCCCTGGTCCGGGACGGGTTCGCCGGCCCCGTCTACGCCACAGACGGCACCACCGACCTCTGCAAGCTGATCCTGCCGGACAGCGGCCACCTGCAGGAGGAGGAGGCCCGGTATGCCTCCCACCGCGGATCGTCCGTGCACGATCCCGCCGTGCCGCTCTACACGGCCGCCGACGCCGTGGCCTCGCTCAACCGGTTCAGGGTTTGCGGATTCGATGACCCCCTGGACCTTGGCGGCGGCCTGGAACTGACGTTCGTGCCGGCCGGGCATATTCTCGGCGCCGCGCAGGTCCACGTCCGGCTCGGCTCCCAATCCGTGCACTTCACCGGAGACCTGGGCCGGGCCGATGACCCGTTCATGTACCCGCCCCGGCCGCTGGGCGACACGTCCATCCTGGTGACGGAATCAACCTATGGCAACCGGAAACACTCCACGGAGAACCCGGAGCAACAGCTCGGCGAGATCGTCAACCGCGTCGCGAAACGCGGCGGGGTCCTCATGTTCGCCGCGTTCGCCGTCGGCCGCGCCGAGACGCTCATGCTGTACCTGTCCCGGCTGCTGCGCCGGAACGCGATTCCGCGCATCCCGGTGTACCTGAACAGCCCCATGGCGATCGACGCCTCCGAAATGTACCAGCGCCACCCCGAAGAGCACCGGCTCAAACGGGAGGAGTACGTGGACATGTACAAGCTGGCCAAGCTCACCCGCACCGTGGACGAGTCCAAACTGCTGAATCTGCGCGGCGGCCCCATGATCATCATCTCGGCCAGCGGCATGCTCACCGGCGGACGGATCCTGCACCACGTCGCGGCGTACGGACCCGATCCGAAAAACGCCATCATCCTCAGCGGCTACCAGGCCGGCGGCACGCGCGGCGCCACCCTGGCCGCCGGCGAACGCGAGCTGCGCATCTACGGCGAAGACGTCAAGGTGCGGGCCGAAGTCATCCAGATGGACAGCCTGTCCGCGCACGCCGACGCCGACGGCATCATCGCGTGGATGAAAGCGGCAGCAAAGGAGCCCCGTATGACCTACATCACGCATGGCGACCCCGACGCGTCCGACGCCCTGCGCATCAGGATCAAACGCGAGCTCGGCTGGCGGGCCAGGGTGCCCGAACACCTGGAGACGATCGGGATTGAGGATCCGCGGTGAACCCCGGCGCCGTCACCCGGACCTCGGTCCTGAGGGAAATCCATGATCTTGCCCGGCCGCTGAAAAGCGACCGGGACCTCGACGGGCTGGTACAGCGCGCCGCCGACTGCCGGTTTGTCGCGATCGGCGAAGCTTCCCACGGCACCCACGAGTTCTACACCTGGCGCGACACCCTCAGCCGGCGGCTCATCGCCGAAGAGGGGTACAACTGGATCGGGGTGGAAGGCGACTGGCCCGACTGCTGGCGCATCAACCGGTGGGTCCGCGGCCAGGACGGCAAGGAACAGGGAGTCCACGCGCTGCTGGCAGGCTTCGAACGGTGGCCCACCTGGATGTGGGCCAACGAGGAAGTCGCGGCCTTCCTGGACTGGCTGCGCGGCTGGAATGCCGGCCGCCCCCTGGAAAAGCGCGTGGGCTTCTATGGGCTGGATGTCTATTCGCTCTGGGATTCGCTGCGTGAAATCATTGGCTGGCTGCAGGAGAACGTTCCCGACGCCGTGCCCGCGGCCATGCGCGCCTGGCAGTGCTTCCTTCCGCACCACGAGGACCCGCACCAGTACGCCTGGAGCACACGGCTGGTGCCGCAGTCCTGTGAGGCCGACGTCGTGGCCCTCCTCACCGAGGTCAGGAACCGGGTCTTCAGCCCGGGGCCCCACGACGAGGACGCTTTCGACGCCGTCCAGAACGCCGAGGTCGCCGCCAACGCCGAGCACTACTACCGCATCATGGTCCGTGGCGACCGGCAGTCCTGGAACGTCCGGGACCATCACATGGCCGACACCATCGACCGGGTGAGCCGGCACCTCGGGCCGGCGTCGAAGGGGCTGATCTGGGAACACAACACCCATGTCGGGGATGCCCGGGCCACCGACATGGCGCAGGACGGACTGGTCAACGTCGGGCAGCTCCTGCGGGAACGCCATGCGGGCGAGGGGGTGCTGCTGGTCGGATTCGCGGGGCACCGCGGCTCGGTGATCGCCGCCGACTCGTGGGGCCGGCCGGAACGCATCCTCACCGTGCCGGAGGCGCGCCCGGGCAGCCACGAAGACTTCCTGCACCAGGCCCTCGGGGTGCCCTCCGTGCTGGAGTTCGGTGACGACAGGAGCGGGCCGTGGCTTTCGACCTGGCTCGGGCACCGGGCCATCGGCGTCGTCTACCACCCGGAGCGGGAAGCGGGGAACTACGTGCCGACCCGGATGGGGGAGCGCTACGACGCCCTCATCTGGCTTGAACACACCGCGGCGCTGCGGCCCGTGCACCATGAGGGGCCGCCCCGGGAGCCGGAGCTGGAGACGGAGCCGACAGGCTACTAGCCGCGGGGCTTAAGGCCCTAACCCGGCCCGCAAAGGGAACGGCACACTGAAAGTGCCAGCGGGCCGCCGGCCCTGCCGCCCGGTCATGCGGGGAACAGTCACAGCCGTGGACAGCCACCGGCCCAGGTCACGCGATGGAAAAGAGCAGGTTTCAAAAATGAGCAAAGCAATCGTCGTCGGCATCAACGGGTCTGCAGGCAGCGACGCCGCCCTGACCTGGGCCCTGCAGCGGGCCTCCCGGGACAAGCTCCCGGTCATCGCCCTCCACGCGGTGGACGACCGCTGGATGTCGCCGGACTTCCAGTACCACGAACTGATCCGGCAGTCGGGAATGGACCTCCTGGAGAAAGCCAAAGCGAGCGCCCACGAACAGGCCCCCGACGTCGAGGTCGACATCCAGCTCCGGCACGGCAGCGGCGGATCAGTGCTGCGGGATGTCTCCAAGGAGGCTGCCATCATCGTGGTCGGCGGCCATGAAAAGCACCACCTGGACGGCGGTCCCGTCACCGACCGGGCCCTGCAGGTGGTCTCCGCCTCGGAATGCCCCGTGGCCGTCATCCCGGCCAAAGCCGGCGCCGCGGCCAAAGGCGTGGTGGTCGGGGTGGACGGCTCCGCGGAGTCGCAGCAGGCGGTCGCGGTCGCGGCCGCGGAGGCGGACAGCGGCGGCGACGAGCTCACGGTCGTCCTGGCGTTCAAGACCCCCGCCCGCTGGGTCGAGAAGCAGCTGCCCTCCAGCGGCCTCGCCGAGAGCATGGTCGAAGAAAACCGGATCGTGCTCGCGGAATCAGTGGCCGGACTCGGCGACAAATACCCTGACCTGGTGGTCCATCAGCGGCTCGAGACAGACACCCAGCCGGCGAAGGCCCTGGTGGATGCCGCCGCTGACGCCCGGCTGCTTGTGATCGGCAGCCACGGGCGCGGCGGGTTCTCCCGGACGGTGCTCGGCTCCACGGCGCACGCCGTGCTGCTGAACGTGCCGTGCCCCACCCTCGTCACACGCGTCCACAAGGTCAAGCACGGGGACTGACGCCCCGCCAGGATTCAGTTGCCCGGCGCCGCCCCGAGTTGCCCGGCGCCGCCCGGCACTGCCCGGACCAGACAGGCAGGCCCCCTCCGCGGAGGGGGCTTTCCGCCGTCGCCGGCGGATGGGAGGATGTTGCCGTGGACCCCATCAACGTGGATTCCTTCTTCAACTTTGTCACCCACTCCTGGTGGCTCGTCTTCCCCATGAGCGGACTGATCGGCGGGTGGGCCCGGTCCTGGTCCAAAGCCACTGAACGTCGGCACCGGCGCCGCGTCGAGCTCTACACGCTCAAGAACCAGGCGGCCCAGGCGGAACAGGCCAGCCACGCTCAGGTCACCGCCCTGCTGAAGGCACACGACGCCGTCAACCGGCGCTGGCTGGACTACGAACTCGACGTGGGGAAACTGATCGACTATCCGGTCATGAGCGATGTCCGGGAGCCCCTCACCGTGGCGTTCCTGCGGGCGAAGCGGGAGGCCGACGGCCTGCGCCCTGCAACGCCCGGGGACATCAGGACCGCGGCCGGGCTGGCGGAGTACCGGGCGGCGGTCACCGGTTTCGAGGTCGCCTTCGACGTCGCCGAACGCGAAGCCAAGCGGATCAGGGACAGCAAGTTCACCGGGCCGGAACGGCAGCGGCTCGAAACCGCCCGGAAGCTCCTGCGGATCGCCTCGGACGCCGCGGCCACGCCCGCCGAACGGCAGACGGCCTACCGGCGCGCCCGACGTGAACTCGACGGGATCATCGTGCTGCCCGAAGCCACGCTGGCGGCGCTGGAGGACAAGATCGCCTCCATGCTCGACGCCGGCCCGGCACCTGACGTCCGCCGGGCCGGCTGAGCGGGGAACGGCTCAGATCCACTTCGGGGCGGCCGGGACCGATCCGCCGCCGGAGGCGCCTGCTGCGCTAGCGCCGGTGGCGGTCACCTCGTTGCTGCCGCGGCCCGCGGCCCAGGCAACCACTGCGGGAAGCGGGCCTGAGACCACGGTCGGGGACTGCGCGCCGGTGTCCCCGAACGCTAGGTCCGTGCCTGCCACCGTGACGAGCAGCCCGCTGTCGGAACCGCGGGCGTGCCAGGCGCCGGTGATGTCCGCCAGGAGGCGCTCCAGGACCGGGGCCGGGATGTCGGCGAAGGTGGCGCCGTTGTCGAGGTCCACCGCGTGCATCCAGACTTCCCGGGTCCGCATCCAGACGGTTTCGCTGGCCGGGACCAGGCGGC
Protein-coding sequences here:
- a CDS encoding erythromycin esterase family protein gives rise to the protein MNPGAVTRTSVLREIHDLARPLKSDRDLDGLVQRAADCRFVAIGEASHGTHEFYTWRDTLSRRLIAEEGYNWIGVEGDWPDCWRINRWVRGQDGKEQGVHALLAGFERWPTWMWANEEVAAFLDWLRGWNAGRPLEKRVGFYGLDVYSLWDSLREIIGWLQENVPDAVPAAMRAWQCFLPHHEDPHQYAWSTRLVPQSCEADVVALLTEVRNRVFSPGPHDEDAFDAVQNAEVAANAEHYYRIMVRGDRQSWNVRDHHMADTIDRVSRHLGPASKGLIWEHNTHVGDARATDMAQDGLVNVGQLLRERHAGEGVLLVGFAGHRGSVIAADSWGRPERILTVPEARPGSHEDFLHQALGVPSVLEFGDDRSGPWLSTWLGHRAIGVVYHPEREAGNYVPTRMGERYDALIWLEHTAALRPVHHEGPPREPELETEPTGY
- a CDS encoding MBL fold metallo-hydrolase RNA specificity domain-containing protein; protein product: MKHQQPSLTFLGATDTVTGSRYLIEAGGRRVLVDCGLFQGYKRSRERNRSPFPVPPRSVDAVVLTHAHLDHTGYVPALVRDGFAGPVYATDGTTDLCKLILPDSGHLQEEEARYASHRGSSVHDPAVPLYTAADAVASLNRFRVCGFDDPLDLGGGLELTFVPAGHILGAAQVHVRLGSQSVHFTGDLGRADDPFMYPPRPLGDTSILVTESTYGNRKHSTENPEQQLGEIVNRVAKRGGVLMFAAFAVGRAETLMLYLSRLLRRNAIPRIPVYLNSPMAIDASEMYQRHPEEHRLKREEYVDMYKLAKLTRTVDESKLLNLRGGPMIIISASGMLTGGRILHHVAAYGPDPKNAIILSGYQAGGTRGATLAAGERELRIYGEDVKVRAEVIQMDSLSAHADADGIIAWMKAAAKEPRMTYITHGDPDASDALRIRIKRELGWRARVPEHLETIGIEDPR
- a CDS encoding universal stress protein, which translates into the protein MSKAIVVGINGSAGSDAALTWALQRASRDKLPVIALHAVDDRWMSPDFQYHELIRQSGMDLLEKAKASAHEQAPDVEVDIQLRHGSGGSVLRDVSKEAAIIVVGGHEKHHLDGGPVTDRALQVVSASECPVAVIPAKAGAAAKGVVVGVDGSAESQQAVAVAAAEADSGGDELTVVLAFKTPARWVEKQLPSSGLAESMVEENRIVLAESVAGLGDKYPDLVVHQRLETDTQPAKALVDAAADARLLVIGSHGRGGFSRTVLGSTAHAVLLNVPCPTLVTRVHKVKHGD